The window GCACTTTATGCCCTGTTTGCGACGGAGCCGGCGCGTGGCGGGAGCGAGGCCAGCGACGAGCCACTTGCGCGGCCAACGACGCGAGAGATGCTTCGGAATTTCCTTGCGCTCTTTCGCAATCCCGGATTTCTGTGCGCGACGCTGGGGATGGCGATGATGGTATTTACCATGGGCGGAATCTCGACGTGGATGCCGACGTTTCTGCATCGGTTCTCGGGGATGGGTGTCGCCAAGGCTGGGACGATTCTGGGTGCGATCACTGTTGTGGATGGGCTGGCTGGGACGGCGATTGGCGGATGGCTGGCGCAGATTTGGCTGCGGCGCGACCATCGCGCGCTTTACCTGCTCTCCGCTTGGAGTGTGATTCTGACGCTACCGCTGGCTGCGCTGGTTTTCTTCGGGCCGCCTGCGTGGTCGATTCCGGCGCTGTTTGCGGCTGAGTTTTTCCTGTTTCTGAATACCGGCCCACTGAATGCGGCGATTTGCAATTCGGTTTCTTCCGGAGTGCGTTCTAGCGCGATTGCGCTGAATCTGTTTCTGATTCACATGCTGGGGGACACGTTTTCGCCACAGATTATCGGGCATATTTCGGGGCTGGCGAATCTGCGGATCGGGCTGGGGCTTACGCTGGTTACGTTGATTTTGTCGGGGGTGTTGCTCTTTGCTGGGGCACGGTTTGCGCCGAAGTTGGACGAATCTGCCGCGTAAGTTCAAAGAAGCGTTGTTTCGCGCGGCACGGAGCCCTATTCTATGAACATGGCAGTCGATAAACCTCTATCACAACTCAACGGCGAGGATTTGGAACGCAATCTACGGGCGGTCGACCATGCCATCGCGCAGCAATCGCTTGAGGGTTTGACGGTTTCTGAGTCGACTGTTGAAGACATGCGACGGGCCGCGCGGGGTGAAATCCGCGCAGATGATGTTATCGCCAATATCTACGCAAGGTTCGAGCATGTCCCGATACTCAGGCGATGACACTTACCTCGATCCAGCCTCAGGCGTACTGAAGAATCGGTTCGGGATTGTTGACGCAGCTATCCTTGAAATGACCGAGGCTGATCTGGTCGCGGCCCGCTCGCGTGAATTGGCGCAGAGCCCACTGCCGGGGCAATTCGATCTCAAGCATCTGCAGGCGATTCATCGTTATCTCTTCGGCGATCTCTATGACTGGGCTGGAGAATTGCGCACTGTCGATATCAGCAAGAATGACAATATGTTCGCCCACCATGCTCACATCGCGAGTGCCGCGAAGTCGATCTTAGAACGACTCGCCGCCGAGAAATGCCTGACAGGGCTCTCCCGCGACGAGTTTAGTTCGCGAGCTGCGTACTACTTCGGGGAAATCAACGCTCTCCATCCTTTTCGCGAGGGCAACGGAAGAACGCAGCGAGAATTCATCAGCCATTTGGCTCAGGCGAACGGCTATTACGTTGCCTGGGAAGATGTCAGACCTGCGGAGATGCTGCAAGCCTTGATGGAATCTTTTAGAGGAAACCTGTCGAGGTTGACCGCAATTCTTCGAGAAAATCTACATTAGGAATTAAGCGAACCTACTACGAGACGCGGGCGACTTCTGTGCTGGCCTTCACTGGTGCTGGAGCATTCTGGTCGGAGTGCCAGCGCATCATGGCGAAGCAGCCTTTGAAGATCGCGTAGGCGACGAAGACTCCGAGGCCCATTGAAGCGAGGGACGCGCAAACCAACATCACCAGATTAAAGAAGTCCTGCATATAGCTCCGTCACAACGGGGAATTCGGCCAAGGCGTTGCAGAATTGCAATGAGGGAGAATCTGATTCTTCTTCCCTAAATATGGATTCTCTCAGAGAATCCTGCCGCGTTGACCCTCTTGCTGTTGACAACTAGAATACCTGTAGAGGGTTCCGCCCATTGTGACAATACGGTTGCGATTGGCCGTTGAGCCTTATCTCATTGCAAAGTCTCTCTTGCCCACCTCCTTTTTCCTGCTCAAAATATGACAATTACACACATTTCGGTCCGTGGGGCGCGGCAGCACAATCTGCGGGACATCAACGTTCGCATTCCCCGGAACACATTGACGGTGGTGACCGGGCTGTCGGGTTCGGGCAAGAGTTCGCTGGCCTTTGACACGATTTATGCCGAGGGGCAGCGGCGCTATGTGGAGACACTGTCGGCTTATGCGCGGCAGTTTCTGGATCAGATCGAGCGGCCGGATGTGGATTCGATTGAAGGACTTAGCCCGGCGATTTCGATCGAGCAGAAGACAACGAGCCGCAGTCCTCGATCGACGGTCGGTACGATTACCGAGATTTACGACTATTTGCGGTTGCTCTATGCGTCGGTAGGCACTCCGCACTGCCCGAATTGCGGTAAACCAATCACCCGTCAGACGGCGGAGCAGATTGTCCAGCGCATTTTGCAGTTGGGCGATGGACAGCGGGTGATCATCATGGCTCCCGTGGTGCGGGGGCGCAAGGGCGAGTTTCGCGAGCTGCTGGATCAACTGGAGCAGCAGGGATTTCGTGCGCGCATTGACGGCGAATTACGCGATTTAGCCGAAACAATTGTGCTGGACCGGCGTAAGAATCACAC is drawn from Acidicapsa acidisoli and contains these coding sequences:
- a CDS encoding spinster family MFS transporter, translated to MSVLSESQLIRPRRTRMARGALVALVLLTALNLLNYIDRYILPGAQPLIQADFHATDEQMGALTTALFITYMLTAPCTGWLGDRFRRKPLIVAGAVLWSLATLFTYFVHDYWSLYFRHALVGVGEATFGIFAPAVLSDFFPARDRNRILSIFYLAIPVGAALGYLIGGQLGARYGWRTPFFVGAIPGLLIAALYALFATEPARGGSEASDEPLARPTTREMLRNFLALFRNPGFLCATLGMAMMVFTMGGISTWMPTFLHRFSGMGVAKAGTILGAITVVDGLAGTAIGGWLAQIWLRRDHRALYLLSAWSVILTLPLAALVFFGPPAWSIPALFAAEFFLFLNTGPLNAAICNSVSSGVRSSAIALNLFLIHMLGDTFSPQIIGHISGLANLRIGLGLTLVTLILSGVLLFAGARFAPKLDESAA
- a CDS encoding antitoxin VbhA family protein, which translates into the protein MNMAVDKPLSQLNGEDLERNLRAVDHAIAQQSLEGLTVSESTVEDMRRAARGEIRADDVIANIYARFEHVPILRR
- a CDS encoding Fic/DOC family protein, with product MSRYSGDDTYLDPASGVLKNRFGIVDAAILEMTEADLVAARSRELAQSPLPGQFDLKHLQAIHRYLFGDLYDWAGELRTVDISKNDNMFAHHAHIASAAKSILERLAAEKCLTGLSRDEFSSRAAYYFGEINALHPFREGNGRTQREFISHLAQANGYYVAWEDVRPAEMLQALMESFRGNLSRLTAILRENLH